In Antedon mediterranea chromosome 10, ecAntMedi1.1, whole genome shotgun sequence, one genomic interval encodes:
- the LOC140060780 gene encoding sialin-like: MPNERSTMVSITLSGMCIGLIISSYLSAWMCSSDIFSGWHFSFYSYGIIGAVWTLLWLTLIYESPSVHPFISIKEREDINLALNQTEQKRDVPWIEILCSPPVLALIFCVVTFEFGLYTILSDMPLLFTHVLGYSLQTTGFLTLIANLLQFGIQFTCGFIADGIVNRSYLSVLSTRKMFVAINLGVSSFFLILLNYFDNNHVTVTVVLVTIVYSIYGFDAAGIFSNPMDLSPPFSGVISGLMLTASGITGFIGPLVLGTIINDENTLQKWNVFFAVVAGIQIFGLLVYLAFAQGEEQEWSKNASKVHEDETIALIRTSKQNGSIKE, from the exons ATGCCGAATGAAAGAAGTACAATGGTGTCAATTACATTAtctg gaatGTGTATTGGTTTAATTATATCAAGCTATTTGTCTGCGTGGATGTGTTCTTCGGATATATTTAGCGGATGGcacttttctttttattccTATG gTATTATTGGAGCTGTTTGGACACTTTTATGGTTAACACTAATCTATGAGTCTCCAAGTGTGCATCCGTTCATTTCGATCAAAGAAAGAGAAGACATTAATTTGGCGTTGAATCAAACTGAACAGAAAAGG GATGTTCCATGGATAGAAATATTGTGTTCCCCACCAGTTCTGGCACTGATTTTTTGTGTAGTGACTTTTGAGTTTGGATTGTATACAATTCTTTCCGACATGCCGTTGTTATTCACTCATGTTCTTGGGTACAGCTTGCAAACG aCTGGCTTTCTGACACTCATAGCGAATCTACTCCAATTTGGCATCCAATTCACATGTGGATTCATAGCCGATGGTATTGTTAACCGTTCATATCTCAGCGTACTAAGTACAAGAAAGATGTTTGTGGCGATAA ATCTCGGCGTATCATCATTTTTTCTAATTCTATTGAATTATTTCGATAACAATCACGTGACAGTTACCGTTGTTCTAGTCACGATTGTGTATTCCATATATGGATTTGACGCTGCTGGAATATTTTCGAATCCTATGGATCTCTCACCACCATTTTCTGGGGTCATTTCTGGATTAATGTTGACAGCATCCGGTATTACTGGTTTTATCGGGCCATTAGTTCTTGGCACAATTATTAACGATGAG AACACGCTTCAGAAATGGAACGTATTTTTTGCAGTAGTTGCTGGTATTCAAATATTCGGACTTTTGGTTTATCTAGCGTTCGCACAAGGCGAAGAGCAAGAGTGGTCGAAAAACGCTAGTAAAGTACATGAAGACGAAACGATAGCCTTAATTCGCACATCAAAACAGAATGGTTCAATAAAAgagtaa
- the LOC140061309 gene encoding vesicular glutamate transporter 1-like, which translates to MFRDEGEIETFDWNTTTQQLILGSFYIGYTIMPIPGGWLAGQFGGKRVIAIAVVWSSLLTSLIPTVAAISVNLLISLKILDGFGQGIAIPGAYVIISKWAMPNERSTMVSMILSGMCMGLIISSYLSAWMCTSNIFGGWHFSFYSYGIAGAVWTLLWLTLIYESPSVHPFMSIKEREHINLALNRTKLNRKSACNVERRVLSLFLFQFSVPWIEIFCSSPVLALTLCMVTFEIGYYTLISDMPLFFTHVLGYSLETAGLLALIANIIQFGIRFTNGFIADVIINRSYLSVRSTRKVFVAITFAQGKEQEWSKNAKVYDEGETLALIRRAEKQHNSPVTE; encoded by the exons ATGTtcagagatgagggtgag ATAGAAACATTTGACTGGAACACTACAACACAACAGCTTATCCTTGGATCGTTCTACATTGGTTACACCATCATGCCGATTCCCGGGGGTTGGTTGGCAGGACAATTTGGCGGAAAACGCGTTATTGCGATTGCAGTTGTATGGTCTTCTCTCCTGACTTCGTTGATTCCAACGGTAGCCGCTATCAGTGTTAATCTACTGATTTCGCTGAAAATTCTTGATGGATTTGGACAG gGAATAGCGATACCGGGAGCCTACGTTATCATTTCCAAATGGGCAATGCCAAACGAAAGAAGTACAATGGTGTCAATGATATTATctg GCATGTGTATGGGTTTAATTATATCAAGCTATTTGTCTGCGTGGATGTGTACTTCGAATATTTTTGGTGGATggcatttttctttttattcttaTG GTATTGCTGGGGCTGTTTGGACACTTTTATGGTTAACACTGATCTATGAGTCTCCCAGTGTGCATCCTTTCATGTCGATCAAAGAAAGAGAACACATTAATTTGGCTTTGAATCGAACCAAACTGAACAGAAAAAG CGCCTGCAACGTTGAACGACGAGTTCTAAGTTTGTTTCTGTTTCAGTTCAGTGTTCCATGGAtagaaatattttgttcttcGCCAGTCCTGGCACTCACACTTTGTATGGTGACGTTTGAAATCGGATATTATACACTTATTTCCGACATGCCGTTGTTTTTCACTCATGTTCTTGGGTACAGCTTGGAAACG GCTGGCCTTCTGGCATTGATAGCAAACATAATCCAATTTGGCATCAGATTCACAAATGGATTCATAGCCGATGTTATTATTAACCGTTCATATCTCAGCGTCCGAAGTACAAGAAAGGTGTTTGTGGCAATAA CGTTCGCACAAGGCAAAGAGCAAGAGTGGTCGAAAAACGCAAAAGTATATGATGAAGGCGAAACCTTAGCCTTAATTCGACGTGCAGAAAAACAACACAACAGCCCTGTAACAGAGTAA
- the LOC140060955 gene encoding uncharacterized protein, with protein sequence MAVIVALYFSLLYFQSLLNFVCGATCINQGDSIYCPPASDSSLEYCCGDYNLEQCCSYAGLSSSTQDGLSNGAIAGIVIGCIVACLLLGMLAYFLRRLKMKLDERIMERKHSAQKSSNRNSIRRDAPVVRGSFKRNSMRTSTRRRDDQEPLNTRESTVFTTADAGLSNPGFDDGYRKPLGRTGPMQNGQPVYQNGHHQNGHLQNGHQQNGHHQNGHHPNGHQSQFSKDDMEIIGLEDSPKMYDKRKHWQDVNDPQEILQLEESPKMNEKWRHDNMQSTAPQQQLNRHSADAAMLRYHQIQEQHKIQRNMQLNAQYSQQPQYAKPTAQYGDMQHQQYSQQPVGMAQKTNGDTVQYQQQFIQQQPNQQQLGQQQLSQQQPSQQQLSQQQQQLSQQQLSQQQQTGIPLVQEDTLDGQSEQPAAAKPRKKKTPRRNLPKRIRDSDDSKWSMGYTRETVIQLKRNPSSKCNSPTASKDFDPDNPPGILKYRDSEMSDYDSILGDSDLTFDDQSFDNSRPQSGFFDKLTRRSPSPKQTAAVAPFSRQYGVDNHQPAPMDQFLTLDPSHLKAHIASYSPSQLSPSQLSPAGREGRYSYFSPNEDFDNSFAKSYPEFVQNKANQPKDVLPNLHINQNGGGGKTTSSHNGMTSPKEYVDYNRAGEELRCTSL encoded by the exons ATGGCTGTAATAGTCGCTTTATATTTCTCCCTCTTGTATTTTCAAAGCCTGTTAAATTTCG TTTGTGGTGCTACCTGTATTAATCAAGGAGACTCAATATACTGCCCTCCTGCTTCAGATTCTAGTTTGGAATATTGCTGTGGAGATTACAATCTCGAACAATGTTGTTCGTATGCTGGATTATCAAGCAGCACCCAAGATGGACTTTC GAACGGTGCAATCGCTGGAATCGTAATTGGTTGCATAGTTGCATGCCTGCTTCTTGGTATGTTAGCGTATTTTCTGAGGAGGCTTAAAATGAAACTGGACGAAAGAATTATGGAACGAAAACATTCGGCGCAGAAGTCGAGCAATCGTAATTCAATAAGACGAGACGCACCCGTCGTACGAGGCTCTTTCAAAAGAAACAGTATGCGTACGAGTACAAGGC gacGAGATGACCAGGAACCATTGAACACTAGAGAAAGTACCGTATTTACTACTGCCGACGCTGGTCTATCGAACCCCGGGTTTGACGACGGGTATCGAAAACCACTTGGTCGAACAGGACCCATGCAGAATGGACAACCGGTGTATCAAAACGGACACCATCAGAATGGACACCTTCAGAATGGGCATCAACAGAATGGACACCATCAGAATGGACACCACCCAAATGGACACCAGAGTCAATTTTCAAAAGACGACATGGAAATTATCGGTCTTGAAGATTCGCCTAAAATGTACGATAAACGAAAACATTGGCAAGATGTGAACGATCCACAGGAAATACTTCAGTTAGAAGAATCACCTAAGATGAACGAAAAATGGCGGCATGACAATATGCAAAGCACGGCGCCGCAGCAGCAACTTAACCGACACAGTGCTGATGCAGCCATGCTTCGTTACCATCAGATACAGGAACAGCACAAGATTCAACGGAACATGCAATTAAATGCTCAGTATAGTCAACAGCCTCAATATGCCAAACCTACTGCACAATATGGAGACATGCAACACCAGCAATATAGCCAGCAACCTGTAGGGATGGCCCAAAAGACAAACGGAGATACTGTGCAATATCAGCAGCAATTTATTCAGCAGCAGCCCAACCAGCAGCAGCTCGGTCAGCAGCAGCTCAGTCAGCAGCAGCCCAGTCAGCAGCAGCTCAgccagcagcagcagcagctcAGTCAGCAGCAGCTCAGCCAGCAGCAGCAAACAGGAATACCACTCGTACAGGAAGATACGCTAGATGGTCAATCTGAGCAACCCGCTGCTGCTAAGCCACGAAAAAAGAAAACACCACGGCGTAATCTTCCAAAACGAATCCGAGATAGCGATGACAGCAAATGGTCTATGGGCTACACTAGAGAGACCGTCATCCAACTAAAAAGAAATCCATCGTCAAAATGTAACTCACCTACAGCTTCTAAAGATTTCGACCCAGACAACCCGCCAGGAATTTTAAAATACCGTGATTCTGAAATGAGTGACTATGATTCTATTCTTGGCGATTCTGACCTAACTTTCGATGATCAAAGCTTTGACAACAGCAGACCACAAAGCGGGTTCTTTGATAAACTGACACGACGTAGTCCTTCTCCTAAACAAACGGCAGCCGTCGCACCTTTCAGCAGACAATATGGGGTTGATAATCATCAGCCCGCCCCGATGGACCAGTTCTTAACTCTGGATCCAAGTCATTTAAAAGCGCACATTGCTTCTTATAGTCCTTCTCAACTAAGCCCTAGCCAATTAAGTCCAGCTGGAAGAGAAGGCAGATACTCGTATTTTTCTCCAAATGAGGATTTTGACAATTCGTTTGCAAAATCCTATCCCGAATTTGTACAAAACAAAGCGAATCAACCGAAAGATGTTTTACCAAACTTACACATAAATCAGAACGGCGGCGGCGGGAAAACGACGTCGTCGCATAATGGAATGACGTCACCGAAGGAGTATGTTGATTATAACAGAGCAGGTGAGGAATTACGATGCACGtctttgtga
- the LOC140060293 gene encoding mammalian ependymin-related protein 1-like — MRAYLALCLLFLAITVKSQVPRPCGAPSAMEAKIIEVNHERQYEVRSRLSYDARNYRKRYVDEVFTTGDKRDYFDVLYLHNVGIEYRFDLQTKKCESRKISKDQFFPIGIPENATFYGEANIGTKGFPGEGVLVQTWGGQSERGRYSGIWTVTGCLPVKEGYYSNQTGYISTEFYDITLGISDPNVFMPPKECSGV; from the exons ATGAGGGCTTATTTGGCATTATGTCTCCTGTTTCTTGCTATTACGGTTAAATCACAGGTTCCTAGACCATGTG GTGCCCCAAGTGCTATGGAGGCCAAGATAATTGAG GTGAACCATGAACGCCAGTATGAAGTCCGTTCTAGGTTGTCGTATGACGCACGTAATTACCGTAAACGTTACGTGGACGAAGTGTTTACCACGGGTGATAAGCGTGATTATTTCGACGTTCTGTATTTACATAACGTG GGGATAGAATATCGTTTTGATCTGCAAACAAAGAAATGCGAATCTCGAAAAATCAGCAAAGACCAATTTTTCCCTATCGGAATTCCGGAAAACGCAACATTCTACGGAGAAGCAAACATCGGCACTAAAGGTTTCCCCGGTGAAGGGGTTCTTGTACAGACATGGGGCGGACAATCCGAACGAG GTCGCTATTCTGGCATTTGGACAGTAACCGGCTGTTTGCCGGTTAAAGAGGGTTATTATAGTAACCAAACTGGCTATATTAGTACCGa GTTCTATGACATCACACTTGGAATTAGTGATCCCAATGTGTTCATGCCACCTAAAGAGTGTAGCGGTGTTTAA